Proteins found in one Lysinibacillus fusiformis genomic segment:
- a CDS encoding SACOL1771 family peroxiredoxin, with the protein MVQHKFTMDLTWSEGRNGTGNIKASNLQTQISIPREMNGPGIGTNPDEMLLGAAATCYLITLAALLERSEIDVAELSMEAHGFVSVENGVFTYEKIVHRPIITVQELTEQLEKRMIRLAQKAEQTCMISKALKGNVVIECDVQILEASI; encoded by the coding sequence ATGGTTCAGCATAAATTCACAATGGACTTAACTTGGTCTGAGGGAAGAAATGGTACAGGAAACATTAAAGCAAGTAATCTGCAAACACAAATTTCTATTCCTCGGGAAATGAATGGGCCTGGCATTGGTACAAATCCAGATGAAATGCTTTTAGGTGCAGCCGCAACTTGTTATTTAATTACATTAGCTGCTCTACTCGAAAGGTCAGAAATAGATGTGGCGGAATTATCTATGGAGGCACACGGATTTGTCAGTGTAGAAAATGGCGTTTTTACATATGAAAAAATTGTGCATAGGCCGATTATTACTGTGCAAGAGCTAACAGAACAACTTGAAAAAAGAATGATACGCTTAGCACAAAAGGCGGAACAAACTTGTATGATTAGTAAAGCATTAAAAGGAAATGTTGTGATTGAATGTGATGTTCAAATTTTGGAAGCAAGCATATAA
- a CDS encoding sugar transferase, translating into MHVQTAQNLTFYGQYGKRIFDIVGALFLLFMTIPLMLAVFLILLITTGRPIFFKQIRTGHDHHRFVIWKLRTMCIQAVPVNMPSLCANGIPDDYYFKTEQDTRITKVGAILRKLSIDEIPQLLNVLKGDMSIVGPRPEVPAITNAYNSLQVRRLEVKPGLTGLAQINGRSNISHGQKISYDIEYVDHYSFWLDVQILLKTIYVVVARTGAY; encoded by the coding sequence TTGCACGTTCAGACAGCTCAGAATCTCACATTCTATGGTCAGTACGGCAAAAGAATATTTGATATTGTTGGGGCATTATTTTTACTTTTTATGACGATTCCTCTAATGCTAGCAGTATTCCTCATTTTACTCATAACAACAGGTCGCCCCATTTTCTTCAAACAAATACGAACTGGCCACGATCATCACCGCTTTGTGATTTGGAAGCTCCGAACAATGTGTATCCAGGCAGTCCCGGTAAATATGCCTTCTCTTTGTGCCAACGGTATACCTGATGATTATTATTTTAAAACAGAGCAAGATACACGCATCACAAAAGTAGGCGCTATCCTTCGAAAGCTCAGTATTGATGAAATTCCACAACTTTTAAATGTGTTAAAGGGTGATATGAGCATTGTAGGTCCACGTCCTGAGGTTCCAGCGATCACGAATGCATATAATTCCTTACAGGTTCGGCGTTTGGAGGTAAAGCCAGGCTTAACAGGTCTAGCTCAAATTAACGGTAGGTCGAATATTTCACATGGACAAAAAATATCATATGACATTGAATACGTTGACCATTATTCCTTTTGGTTGGATGTCCAAATTTTGTTGAAGACAATTTATGTTGTAGTTGCACGCACAGGTGCTTACTAA
- a CDS encoding Na/Pi cotransporter family protein, whose product MLGGIGLFLLGMTMLTNGLKELAGDALKKWLNRFTGGTISSVLSGTFMTMIVQSSTATTLITIGFVSAGLLTFVQSIGVIIGANIGSTSTGWIISLIGFKINMQTMSLPFIALGVFVQLLAPRDYKAIGGLVTGFGLLFLGIDVLQGGMAAVQDKIPFDAFSANTISGKLILIVLGLIMTVIMQASSAAIAATLTALYAGAIDFEQAAYLVIGQNIGTTATALFAAIGASTAAKRTAVTHVMFNVVTAILVTFGATFMFALTELVTKSINGSFDETLGIAVFHTLFSVIGAILFVPFVRPFAKAIEKMIPEKGNHLTRNLDSSVAKLPGVAVEVSFNTLQDITKEMTTVLVSLIQGKKRTAETDSRLAQMDEAIEKTRLFMDAIQSSSQKERYKHIALLHALDHLYRLSKALREQHPNAFQLQETLTQKWLEVLEKVLLIIDEDERLPEIATLLEVTSSEMAAVRRDKRNAYFEHTVENVVELETAVSKVEALLWIDRLVYHYWRTTARLAEYQTVTKKGRHNETEKNTVTVE is encoded by the coding sequence GTGCTTGGGGGCATCGGTTTATTTTTACTTGGAATGACGATGCTAACGAACGGTTTAAAGGAATTGGCAGGGGATGCCTTAAAAAAATGGCTCAATCGTTTTACAGGTGGAACCATTAGCTCGGTCTTATCGGGTACATTCATGACAATGATTGTACAATCCTCCACGGCCACAACCCTGATTACGATTGGTTTTGTCAGTGCGGGACTCCTCACGTTTGTCCAATCGATTGGTGTCATTATTGGTGCGAATATCGGGAGTACAAGTACTGGCTGGATTATTTCATTAATCGGCTTCAAAATAAATATGCAGACAATGTCACTGCCTTTTATTGCACTTGGTGTATTTGTACAATTGCTCGCACCACGAGATTACAAAGCAATTGGAGGGCTAGTTACTGGTTTTGGTTTATTATTTTTAGGCATTGATGTTCTTCAGGGAGGAATGGCAGCTGTACAAGATAAAATCCCATTCGATGCATTTAGTGCAAATACTATTAGTGGAAAACTAATTTTAATTGTTTTGGGTCTTATCATGACCGTTATTATGCAGGCTTCTAGTGCTGCAATAGCAGCCACTTTAACAGCCTTATATGCAGGTGCCATTGATTTTGAACAGGCTGCTTATTTAGTCATTGGTCAAAATATTGGGACGACTGCTACAGCATTATTTGCAGCGATTGGTGCATCAACAGCTGCTAAGCGAACAGCTGTGACCCATGTAATGTTCAATGTAGTCACTGCTATACTAGTGACATTTGGTGCAACGTTTATGTTTGCTCTTACAGAACTCGTCACAAAATCCATCAATGGTAGCTTTGATGAAACACTGGGCATTGCTGTTTTCCATACATTATTTAGTGTGATTGGCGCGATACTTTTTGTACCATTTGTCCGTCCTTTTGCAAAGGCCATTGAAAAAATGATTCCTGAAAAAGGCAATCATTTAACACGTAATTTAGATAGTAGTGTTGCCAAATTACCTGGGGTTGCTGTGGAGGTATCCTTTAATACATTACAAGATATTACCAAGGAAATGACGACTGTACTTGTTTCTCTTATTCAAGGGAAAAAACGCACAGCTGAAACAGACAGTAGATTGGCTCAAATGGATGAGGCGATTGAAAAAACACGTTTATTTATGGATGCTATCCAATCTTCCTCACAAAAGGAACGTTATAAACATATAGCCCTTTTACATGCTTTAGACCACCTCTATCGTTTGTCAAAGGCATTACGCGAACAACATCCTAATGCCTTTCAGTTACAGGAGACATTAACTCAAAAGTGGCTAGAGGTATTGGAAAAAGTACTACTAATCATCGATGAGGATGAACGCCTACCTGAGATAGCAACCTTGCTTGAGGTTACTTCCTCTGAAATGGCTGCCGTGCGACGCGATAAACGAAACGCATATTTTGAGCATACTGTTGAGAATGTGGTAGAGTTAGAGACAGCCGTATCGAAAGTGGAGGCTTTGCTGTGGATTGATCGTCTTGTCTATCACTATTGGCGTACAACGGCTCGCCTTGCTGAGTACCAGACTGTGACCAAAAAAGGTCGCCATAATGAGACAGAAAAAAATACAGTAACAGTTGAATAA
- a CDS encoding copper oxidase: MVITPGIKDLPYRMQVDGSKFFTLIAEEITWELVDGIFIQAWGYNGSTPGPTIRVYPGDRVCIRVINRLPEKTSVHWHGLIVPNTMDGVPPIEPSPFIEPGHYFDYHFTIKNPPGTYMYHSHVNVAVQDNAGLLGGLIVEDPNLQNTHQHKDYLCLLQEWAVDQLPWGKLTKGTYPLNFIKPEFNFFTINGKCYPFTKPLAVHFGDTVNIRFGNIQMHHHPIHLHGHQFHVVGADGFPIASHKQIAKNTILVASGETWDICFTANNPGIWPIHCHMPHHVTNNGAPGIGGMFTTVNYL, encoded by the coding sequence ATGGTTATCACCCCTGGTATAAAAGATTTGCCTTATCGTATGCAGGTAGATGGTTCGAAGTTTTTCACTTTAATTGCGGAAGAAATAACATGGGAGCTTGTCGATGGGATATTCATTCAGGCTTGGGGCTACAATGGTTCCACTCCTGGACCAACCATTCGTGTTTACCCTGGTGATCGTGTATGTATTCGTGTCATTAATCGACTGCCTGAAAAAACTAGTGTGCATTGGCATGGCTTAATCGTACCGAACACAATGGACGGTGTCCCCCCAATTGAACCATCACCCTTTATTGAACCTGGACATTATTTCGATTATCATTTTACGATTAAAAATCCTCCAGGAACGTATATGTATCATTCCCATGTAAATGTTGCTGTGCAAGATAATGCTGGTCTATTAGGTGGCTTGATCGTTGAAGATCCAAACTTACAAAATACTCATCAGCATAAGGATTATCTATGCCTATTACAAGAATGGGCCGTCGACCAATTGCCTTGGGGGAAGCTTACAAAAGGTACGTATCCGTTAAATTTTATCAAACCGGAATTTAATTTCTTTACGATCAATGGCAAATGCTATCCTTTTACAAAACCATTAGCCGTACATTTCGGTGATACTGTAAACATTCGTTTTGGCAATATTCAAATGCATCACCACCCCATCCATTTACATGGTCACCAATTTCATGTTGTTGGGGCAGACGGTTTTCCTATCGCTAGTCACAAGCAAATTGCCAAGAACACCATTCTTGTGGCCTCTGGTGAAACTTGGGATATATGCTTTACAGCTAATAACCCTGGTATCTGGCCCATCCATTGTCATATGCCACATCACGTAACAAATAACGGCGCGCCTGGTATTGGGGGCATGTTTACCACGGTGAATTACCTCTAA
- a CDS encoding zinc transporter family protein: MILGGFLFFSVSIGGAIAWIFSKLFQHTTQGLSLLCGGFLVGLLVLDIIPSSFQIYQPFGIILGIFIGYFIFQLLDTLFHASHTQNPSVSLLTLAMIIHTIPISLTVGNLLGNAALSISLTASIILHHVPEGFALSTALISQGERLWRLFIYFFIFSIFFSIFIWFGQYWALPDKAQGILMGISIGLIATASISEFILHQLQKVSFKAFFMYLFLGYFLSYIFHILVE; this comes from the coding sequence ATGATACTTGGCGGTTTTCTATTTTTCAGTGTGAGCATTGGGGGCGCGATTGCCTGGATTTTCTCTAAGCTATTTCAGCATACAACACAAGGATTATCATTATTATGTGGGGGTTTTTTAGTAGGCTTACTTGTGCTAGATATCATCCCATCTTCATTTCAAATCTATCAACCATTCGGTATTATACTGGGTATTTTTATTGGCTATTTCATCTTTCAACTACTAGACACCTTATTTCATGCTTCTCATACACAAAATCCCTCGGTCTCTCTATTAACCCTTGCTATGATTATCCATACAATACCCATTAGTCTCACTGTCGGAAATTTACTTGGAAATGCTGCATTAAGTATTTCTCTCACTGCCTCCATTATTCTTCACCATGTTCCAGAGGGCTTTGCTCTATCTACCGCACTCATCTCTCAGGGCGAAAGGCTATGGAGACTTTTCATTTATTTCTTTATCTTTTCTATTTTCTTTAGTATTTTCATCTGGTTTGGTCAATATTGGGCTTTACCAGACAAAGCACAAGGGATCTTAATGGGCATTTCGATAGGATTGATTGCTACAGCTAGTATTTCTGAATTCATTTTACATCAGCTACAAAAAGTCTCATTTAAAGCATTTTTTATGTATCTCTTTTTAGGTTATTTTCTAAGCTATATTTTCCATATACTTGTTGAATAA
- a CDS encoding 3-hydroxyacyl-CoA dehydrogenase yields MNYQNITVAGSGVLGSQIAYQSAFKGFNVTVYDINDEALKNAQDRIIKLKPFYQQDLGATQEEVDAAYARLSFNSDLAQAVANADLVIEAIPEVVSIKTDFYTNLGKVAPAKTIFATNSSTLLPSQFAEATGRPEKFLALHFANTIWKNNTAEIMKHPDTDMKVFDEVVEFARAIGMVPLPLHKEQPGYILNSLLVPFLDAAESLLVKEVADPETIDKTWMIGTGAPLGPFAILDIVGINTAYNIVEAKATATGDENMKKLANLLKTEYIDKGKLGRATGEGFYTYPNPSFAKPDFLKA; encoded by the coding sequence ATGAATTATCAAAACATTACAGTTGCAGGTAGTGGTGTATTAGGGAGTCAAATTGCTTATCAATCTGCTTTCAAAGGTTTTAATGTAACCGTTTACGACATTAATGACGAGGCTCTAAAAAATGCGCAAGATCGTATTATAAAATTAAAACCATTTTATCAACAAGACTTAGGTGCAACTCAAGAAGAAGTGGATGCAGCCTATGCACGTCTTTCATTTAATAGTGACTTGGCTCAAGCCGTTGCCAATGCTGATCTTGTTATAGAAGCAATTCCTGAGGTTGTGAGCATCAAAACAGATTTTTACACGAATCTTGGAAAAGTAGCACCAGCAAAAACAATTTTTGCAACAAACTCGTCTACTTTATTACCAAGCCAATTTGCTGAAGCAACTGGCCGTCCTGAGAAATTTTTAGCTCTTCACTTTGCTAATACAATCTGGAAAAACAATACTGCTGAAATAATGAAACACCCCGATACAGATATGAAAGTATTTGATGAAGTTGTTGAATTTGCACGCGCCATCGGCATGGTACCACTACCATTGCACAAAGAGCAACCTGGCTATATTTTAAACTCATTACTAGTGCCGTTTTTAGATGCAGCTGAATCCTTACTTGTAAAAGAAGTGGCTGATCCAGAAACAATCGATAAAACATGGATGATTGGTACAGGCGCTCCACTTGGACCATTTGCTATTCTAGACATCGTTGGCATTAACACTGCCTATAATATTGTCGAAGCGAAAGCAACTGCCACTGGCGATGAAAACATGAAAAAATTAGCCAACCTCTTAAAAACAGAGTATATCGACAAAGGCAAACTTGGTCGCGCAACAGGTGAAGGCTTCTACACATATCCAAACCCAAGCTTTGCTAAACCAGATTTTCTAAAAGCTTAA
- a CDS encoding GNAT family N-acetyltransferase: MLAYKLITTIEELEPYRSTWSGILEKEHNNNPFIEYEWISTWWATLGVQENVEIYIVEHQGVAVAFFPLVHCIRFGTIHYFSFLGQGFATYMEVIADKEWLEHSITFLLKEFSRKYKRYLIVLHGLVESKKTSQELEKYAIEYQMPHSIFRTVTSYIDFQSITIDTFLQKHRKKFKSLKRRENKLKSLGHVVFQEVNPNYLQDMFTLFTRRWQKKIDKSGFTEKQTRLFYERLAKTNSKVLRVEVDSLQFERQWIAFTIDLCCRERNFCQAMGHEPDFNLFGPGRLIEKENMLKAHQSGYRYYDLGSGYEPYKFEWYTHIDFTRKFVMSTKGIKERNIRLWMVIRDRLKGLLTNNHQLVKLKRDRLGELRYFLKHANTKDWLRAVTKMFQRILSVHILDVYIAEQKQDSEKVRFQELPMKDIMTMKERANNVADLYKGYRPFADGDQVIYKRHDKTATEETVDYSYELSDNMSFIKEYDSQRLVEIVTEVQREGRAVCTIAPWYDRSRRRKLVQAGFHKVAKINIIKIFKWQKIYHV; encoded by the coding sequence TTGCTAGCTTATAAACTCATCACGACTATCGAAGAGTTAGAGCCCTATAGAAGTACTTGGTCAGGGATACTTGAAAAAGAGCACAATAATAATCCTTTTATTGAGTACGAATGGATTTCAACTTGGTGGGCAACGCTTGGGGTTCAGGAAAATGTAGAGATTTACATAGTGGAACATCAGGGTGTGGCAGTGGCTTTTTTTCCGTTAGTGCATTGTATACGATTTGGTACAATCCATTATTTTAGCTTTTTAGGACAAGGTTTTGCGACCTATATGGAAGTGATCGCTGACAAGGAGTGGCTGGAACATTCCATTACGTTTCTATTGAAGGAGTTTTCGCGAAAATATAAGCGTTATTTAATCGTGTTACATGGTTTAGTAGAAAGTAAGAAAACCTCTCAAGAATTAGAGAAGTATGCGATCGAATATCAGATGCCCCATTCGATTTTTCGGACTGTCACATCCTATATCGATTTTCAATCCATTACAATAGATACATTTCTACAGAAGCATCGCAAGAAATTCAAAAGCCTTAAACGACGTGAAAACAAATTAAAGTCACTTGGTCATGTCGTCTTTCAGGAAGTAAATCCCAATTATCTACAAGACATGTTTACGTTGTTCACAAGAAGATGGCAAAAGAAAATTGATAAAAGTGGCTTTACAGAAAAGCAAACACGTCTATTTTATGAGCGGCTAGCTAAAACCAACAGCAAGGTGCTTCGGGTAGAAGTCGATAGCTTACAATTTGAAAGGCAGTGGATTGCTTTTACAATTGACCTATGCTGTAGAGAGCGTAATTTTTGCCAGGCAATGGGCCATGAGCCTGATTTTAACCTATTTGGCCCAGGGCGCCTTATTGAAAAGGAAAACATGCTAAAAGCACATCAATCTGGCTATCGTTATTATGACTTAGGAAGTGGCTATGAGCCATATAAGTTTGAATGGTATACACATATTGATTTCACTAGAAAATTTGTCATGAGTACAAAAGGAATTAAAGAGCGTAATATTCGATTATGGATGGTCATACGTGATCGGCTAAAAGGGCTATTAACGAATAATCATCAGCTAGTGAAACTGAAGCGAGACAGATTAGGAGAACTGCGTTATTTTTTGAAGCATGCAAATACAAAAGACTGGCTAAGAGCTGTTACGAAAATGTTCCAACGAATACTATCGGTTCATATTTTAGATGTTTATATTGCAGAGCAAAAACAAGATAGCGAAAAAGTGAGATTTCAAGAATTACCAATGAAGGATATCATGACGATGAAAGAGCGAGCGAACAATGTTGCAGACCTCTATAAGGGGTATCGACCCTTTGCAGATGGCGATCAAGTCATATACAAGAGACACGATAAAACGGCAACGGAAGAAACGGTTGACTATTCCTATGAGCTGTCAGATAATATGTCGTTTATAAAAGAATATGACAGCCAGCGACTAGTTGAGATTGTTACTGAAGTGCAACGTGAAGGGAGGGCAGTTTGTACAATAGCCCCATGGTATGATAGAAGCAGACGGCGAAAGCTCGTACAGGCAGGTTTCCATAAAGTAGCCAAAATCAACATAATAAAGATTTTCAAATGGCAAAAAATATATCATGTCTAA
- a CDS encoding glycosyltransferase family 4 protein encodes MAILKIVQLITRMDKVGGAQKHVEALAIHLKQDGHDVTVVTGSYQPSLWHLQEHKIPVISIPALQRAIHIAKDFQTFWQLRAVFKRLQPDVIATHSSKAGVIGRVVGSLLRIPTIFTAHSWSFTEGVPQKKKLFYHRMEKSIQPFTTKIITVSEYDRELALLKKVAPAHKLLTIHNGIESIERNETTEKICMEQPVIVMVARFEVPKRQDILLKTLAELTEIPWHLQLIGDGSLRPVLEYFVEQNGLSDRVTFLGNQLDVHSYLEKCHLFVLLSDWEGLPISIIEAMRVGLPIIATNVGGVKELIVDHDNGFLVEREDNELLKKRLHQLLMDTTLREQMGTASEHRYLQYFTFIPMYQKTLTVYQQAVSELVKKGD; translated from the coding sequence GTGGCAATACTGAAAATCGTTCAGCTTATTACACGAATGGATAAAGTTGGAGGTGCGCAAAAGCATGTGGAGGCACTTGCTATCCATTTAAAACAGGATGGGCATGATGTCACAGTAGTGACGGGCTCCTATCAACCATCACTATGGCACTTACAAGAGCATAAAATTCCTGTTATCAGTATACCTGCTCTTCAACGGGCTATTCATATAGCGAAAGATTTTCAAACATTTTGGCAATTAAGAGCCGTTTTCAAACGTCTACAACCAGACGTTATAGCCACCCATTCATCCAAGGCTGGTGTGATTGGTCGAGTAGTTGGTAGTTTATTACGAATTCCAACTATTTTTACGGCACACAGTTGGAGCTTTACAGAAGGTGTTCCTCAAAAGAAAAAGCTGTTCTATCACCGGATGGAAAAATCAATTCAGCCATTCACGACAAAAATTATTACGGTGTCTGAATATGATCGGGAACTGGCACTACTGAAGAAGGTTGCTCCTGCTCATAAATTACTGACCATTCATAATGGCATTGAATCAATAGAGAGAAATGAAACAACTGAAAAGATATGCATGGAGCAGCCAGTCATTGTCATGGTTGCTCGTTTTGAAGTGCCTAAAAGACAGGATATTTTACTAAAGACTTTAGCGGAACTGACAGAGATCCCTTGGCACCTTCAATTGATTGGGGATGGTTCCCTGCGCCCAGTTCTAGAATACTTCGTTGAACAGAATGGTTTATCAGATCGTGTAACATTTTTAGGCAATCAATTAGACGTTCATTCTTATCTTGAGAAATGCCACTTGTTTGTTCTGTTATCAGATTGGGAAGGCTTGCCGATTTCGATTATTGAAGCGATGCGTGTAGGTCTTCCTATTATTGCAACTAATGTAGGTGGTGTGAAAGAGCTCATTGTTGATCATGACAATGGATTTTTAGTGGAGCGAGAGGATAACGAATTATTGAAGAAGAGACTGCATCAACTGTTAATGGATACCACTTTAAGAGAGCAAATGGGGACTGCAAGTGAACACCGTTATTTACAGTATTTCACCTTTATCCCTATGTATCAAAAAACATTAACGGTTTATCAACAGGCTGTTTCAGAACTAGTGAAGAAAGGGGATTAA
- a CDS encoding 3-ketosteroid-delta-1-dehydrogenase yields MILTKQEAMQALKKNKFIGFTITTGNIIMKKINKTEYNIFVFEEEREKPLRYVGSIMNVMATMSDKASKKDFVIVEQLPARNSAEETQSSEQEDMTEEKVAPIEEKPLVEGQEESRAIAGYEGLYEMTMSGRIITVRENRPLARCNDEYGFHIARLTKDGKASSHNVFELWKQTFPELEHTLFKGALKAKYGTGCKLIDKPGIHF; encoded by the coding sequence ATGATTTTAACAAAGCAAGAAGCAATGCAGGCACTTAAAAAGAACAAGTTCATCGGTTTTACTATTACAACAGGCAATATTATTATGAAAAAGATTAATAAAACCGAATATAATATTTTTGTTTTTGAAGAAGAAAGAGAGAAACCATTACGTTATGTAGGCTCTATCATGAACGTTATGGCGACAATGAGCGATAAAGCTTCCAAGAAAGATTTTGTGATTGTTGAACAACTACCAGCAAGAAACAGTGCTGAAGAAACTCAATCTTCTGAACAGGAAGACATGACAGAAGAAAAAGTAGCGCCAATCGAAGAAAAACCTTTAGTTGAAGGTCAAGAAGAAAGCCGTGCGATTGCTGGCTATGAAGGGTTATATGAAATGACGATGAGTGGTCGAATTATTACGGTACGCGAAAACCGCCCATTGGCTCGTTGTAATGATGAATATGGCTTCCATATTGCACGACTAACAAAGGACGGCAAAGCATCTAGCCATAATGTTTTTGAACTTTGGAAACAGACATTCCCAGAGCTGGAGCATACTCTTTTCAAAGGTGCTTTAAAAGCTAAGTATGGTACAGGCTGTAAGCTAATCGATAAACCTGGTATCCATTTTTAA
- a CDS encoding FAD-dependent oxidoreductase, whose protein sequence is MKWDASYDVVVVGSGAAGLTAGLTAKLQGMKSLVIEKTDRYGGASAISGGALWIPNNHVIKGAGVPDTHELARQYLDSTIGDRVPEALKEAYITRGPEMLRFLYNKTKHMRFQYAKGYSDYYPEKTGGLSQGRSIEPLIFDLTKMGSLANSMRRATLSTKGFTMNSYEFHKVNMITRTLKGKTTALKLGARLVKSKVTKSDPVALGEALVARLRLSLAEANGELWLSTAFKDFIMDKERVNGIIVERDGQELKIEAKKGVVLSSGGFSHNQTLREKYLPSPTKAAWTSSPEGQTGDIIEPGVKIGATLDLMDKVWGAPSVIDPQGHPFFLVADRGVPNMMVVDSTGLRFVNEAAPYHEFVDTMYKHQEATKQAVPSWILIDASAKNRYIFTGLFPGQAFPKSWFEHGVAKSAETIEELARQMDVPAESLVATVNRFNDFARNGHDDDFYRGDSAYDNYYGDPTLPNPNLAEIKKAPFYALRLYPGDIGTKGGLVVDEYARVIKEDGQPIEGLYASGNCSASIMGETYPGPGATIGPGMTLSYVATAHMANAVTKGEVSLVNV, encoded by the coding sequence ATGAAATGGGATGCAAGTTATGATGTAGTGGTAGTAGGCTCTGGTGCAGCGGGATTGACAGCAGGTTTAACAGCAAAGTTACAAGGAATGAAATCATTAGTGATTGAAAAAACAGATCGCTATGGTGGTGCTTCTGCTATTTCAGGCGGTGCCTTATGGATTCCTAATAATCATGTCATTAAAGGTGCAGGTGTCCCAGATACACATGAACTTGCACGCCAATATCTAGATTCAACAATCGGTGATCGTGTGCCAGAAGCGTTAAAGGAAGCTTATATTACGAGAGGACCTGAAATGTTACGCTTTTTATACAATAAAACAAAGCATATGCGGTTCCAGTATGCAAAAGGCTACTCGGATTATTATCCAGAAAAAACAGGTGGCTTGTCACAAGGACGCTCCATTGAACCACTTATTTTCGATTTAACGAAAATGGGTTCTTTAGCAAATTCTATGCGTCGAGCAACTCTATCAACAAAAGGATTCACGATGAATAGCTACGAGTTTCATAAGGTGAACATGATTACTCGGACGTTAAAAGGAAAAACAACTGCCCTGAAATTAGGAGCGCGTTTAGTAAAGTCAAAGGTGACTAAGAGTGACCCAGTCGCATTAGGAGAAGCTTTAGTTGCTCGTTTACGACTCTCTCTTGCAGAAGCAAATGGTGAGCTTTGGCTATCAACTGCCTTTAAAGATTTCATTATGGACAAGGAGCGAGTGAATGGAATTATTGTGGAACGAGATGGGCAAGAGCTGAAAATTGAGGCAAAGAAAGGTGTTGTTCTTTCTTCAGGTGGTTTTTCACATAATCAGACCCTCCGAGAAAAATATTTACCAAGTCCAACGAAAGCTGCATGGACTTCTTCACCAGAAGGGCAAACAGGTGACATCATTGAACCTGGTGTAAAAATTGGTGCTACGTTGGATTTAATGGATAAAGTGTGGGGAGCACCTTCTGTTATTGATCCACAAGGACATCCATTCTTCCTTGTGGCAGATCGCGGTGTACCAAATATGATGGTGGTGGATAGTACAGGACTGCGTTTTGTCAATGAAGCGGCACCATATCATGAATTTGTGGATACGATGTATAAGCATCAAGAGGCAACCAAACAGGCGGTTCCTTCCTGGATACTGATTGATGCCTCTGCTAAAAACCGTTATATTTTTACAGGACTGTTCCCTGGACAAGCCTTCCCTAAAAGTTGGTTTGAGCATGGAGTCGCAAAAAGTGCGGAAACGATTGAAGAGCTTGCTAGACAAATGGATGTGCCAGCGGAGAGTCTAGTAGCGACGGTGAATCGTTTTAATGACTTTGCGAGGAACGGACATGATGATGATTTTTATCGAGGAGATAGTGCCTATGATAATTACTACGGGGACCCGACACTACCAAATCCAAATTTAGCAGAAATCAAGAAAGCGCCATTCTATGCATTGCGTCTTTATCCTGGAGATATTGGCACAAAAGGAGGCCTCGTAGTGGACGAATATGCTCGTGTGATAAAGGAGGATGGTCAACCCATTGAAGGATTGTATGCTTCAGGCAATTGTTCAGCGTCTATCATGGGAGAGACGTATCCTGGCCCAGGCGCAACCATTGGACCTGGTATGACATTAAGCTATGTAGCGACAGCACATATGGCCAATGCAGTGACAAAAGGTGAGGTATCACTTGTAAACGTATAA